One Stenotrophomonas oahuensis genomic region harbors:
- a CDS encoding NAD-dependent epimerase/dehydratase family protein → MKVMLVGATGLVGTQVLQLLLDDPRCQTVVAPTRRSLALADTHLINPVVDFAQLPEAADWWAVDAVICALGTTLKQAGSREAFAQVDHQYPLQVARLARAHGAAAFVLNSAKGADPQSRFFYNRVKGALEQDLRKLGYPSLTLVRPGLIGGDRKEHRAGERAASVVLGALAPVLPRSWRINPAEKIAAAMVEAALQPAPGVQVIEADRLV, encoded by the coding sequence ATGAAGGTGATGCTGGTCGGTGCCACCGGCCTGGTCGGCACCCAGGTGCTGCAGCTGCTGCTGGACGATCCCCGCTGCCAGACCGTGGTCGCTCCCACGCGTCGGTCGCTGGCGCTGGCCGACACCCATCTGATCAATCCGGTGGTGGACTTCGCCCAGCTGCCGGAAGCGGCCGACTGGTGGGCCGTGGATGCGGTGATCTGCGCGCTGGGGACGACCTTGAAGCAGGCCGGCAGTCGTGAAGCCTTTGCCCAGGTGGATCACCAGTACCCGCTGCAGGTGGCCCGTCTGGCCCGTGCGCACGGCGCGGCGGCCTTCGTGCTGAACTCGGCCAAGGGGGCGGATCCGCAGTCGCGGTTCTTCTACAACCGGGTCAAGGGCGCGCTGGAGCAGGACCTGCGGAAGCTGGGATATCCGTCGCTGACGCTGGTGCGGCCGGGGTTGATTGGCGGCGACCGCAAGGAGCACCGTGCGGGCGAACGTGCTGCCAGCGTGGTGCTGGGGGCATTGGCCCCGGTGCTGCCGCGGTCGTGGCGGATCAATCCCGCGGAGAAGATCGCGGCGGCCATGGTGGAGGCGGCATTACAGCCCGCCCCGGGCGTGCAGGTGATCGAGGCGGACCGGTTGGTGTGA
- a CDS encoding GGDEF domain-containing protein, producing the protein MTDHPDAPSSPGTAVGRLLARRAGITPVRVEATASSAVTSSGSGSAVLQRLFAGAEQPEPLLAAFANGMATLPGELGDMGLRLQSALRSADWVSYGRAMRQLIDKYIRTIEQDSADGPPDSLRLRELLRHTLGVTVASLLQNMPELKDEPVQLAAELRQWHPGIPLQPLEVRLRELTHQIGVRSDGWQEQQELLLSLFDLLLENISELLDDSSWLQGQLHAVRALIGGPLDRDSVEQARNNLREVIYKQSLLKQGIVESKAAMRGLMGEFIEQLDGMAAHTSDYHDRISSYAMALKEARSIADLNQLLQDVLRDTGKVQEQALQARDHLGNARREVEQAEARIAELELELSDMSGQIRTDPLTGALNRRGFDELLEKEIARAARHAHPLAIALLDLDDFHQTNSEHGHPGGDAVLRHLVTVCQLLLRNSDVVSRIGGDEFVIVMPETPAADSMSTLLRLQRSLAQRPLHLDEQRVPVHFSAGVTQWQAGDSAEIVLKRADAALYAAKRVGKNRVQAG; encoded by the coding sequence ATGACGGACCATCCCGACGCCCCCTCCAGCCCCGGCACGGCCGTGGGACGGTTGCTGGCGCGCCGCGCCGGGATAACGCCGGTACGGGTCGAGGCCACAGCATCCAGCGCCGTGACCAGCAGCGGCAGCGGCAGTGCCGTCCTGCAGCGCCTGTTTGCCGGGGCGGAGCAGCCCGAGCCGCTGCTGGCCGCTTTTGCCAATGGCATGGCCACCCTGCCGGGTGAACTCGGCGACATGGGCCTGCGCCTGCAGTCGGCGCTGCGCAGCGCCGACTGGGTCAGCTACGGCCGCGCCATGCGCCAGCTGATCGACAAGTACATCCGCACCATTGAGCAGGACAGCGCCGACGGCCCGCCCGACAGCCTGCGTCTGCGCGAACTGCTGCGTCATACCCTGGGTGTCACCGTGGCCAGCCTGCTGCAGAACATGCCCGAGCTGAAGGACGAACCGGTGCAGCTGGCTGCTGAACTGAGGCAGTGGCACCCCGGCATTCCGCTGCAGCCGCTGGAAGTGCGCCTGCGCGAGCTGACCCACCAGATCGGCGTACGCAGCGACGGCTGGCAGGAGCAGCAGGAACTGCTGCTGAGCCTGTTCGACCTGCTGCTGGAGAACATCAGCGAACTGCTCGACGACAGCAGCTGGCTGCAGGGCCAGCTGCACGCCGTGCGCGCCCTGATCGGCGGTCCGCTGGACCGCGACTCGGTGGAACAGGCGCGCAACAATCTGCGCGAGGTCATCTACAAGCAGAGCCTGCTCAAACAGGGCATCGTGGAAAGCAAGGCCGCCATGCGCGGGCTGATGGGCGAGTTCATCGAACAGCTCGATGGCATGGCCGCGCACACCAGCGACTACCACGACCGGATCAGCAGCTACGCGATGGCGTTGAAGGAAGCGCGCAGCATCGCCGACCTCAACCAGCTGCTGCAGGACGTGCTGCGCGACACCGGCAAGGTGCAGGAACAGGCGCTACAGGCGCGCGACCACCTGGGCAATGCACGCCGCGAAGTGGAACAGGCCGAGGCCCGCATTGCCGAGCTCGAGCTTGAACTCAGCGACATGTCCGGACAGATCCGCACCGACCCGCTCACCGGCGCACTCAACCGCCGTGGCTTTGATGAATTGCTGGAAAAGGAGATCGCGCGTGCTGCCCGGCATGCGCATCCACTGGCGATCGCGCTGCTGGACCTGGATGACTTCCACCAGACCAACAGCGAACACGGCCACCCGGGCGGTGACGCGGTGCTGCGCCACCTGGTCACGGTGTGTCAGCTGCTGCTGCGCAATTCGGATGTGGTCAGCCGCATCGGCGGCGATGAATTCGTCATCGTGATGCCGGAAACACCGGCCGCCGACAGCATGTCGACCCTGCTGCGGTTGCAGCGCTCGTTGGCGCAGCGGCCGCTGCATCTGGATGAGCAGCGGGTACCCGTGCATTTCAGTGCC